ACTGGGCTTGCAGGTTTTCGCTGCGTTCGAGCATGAATTCAACCTGGTTGCCACACCTGCGCAGCCTGATCGCCTGGCCTTCAGCCTTCAGGCCCAGCGCCAGCAGGCCGAATTCGCCGGGTGGTTGCTCAGTGCCCTGCGGGCTGGCGGTGTCGAGCCGGAAATGTTCCTGCCGGAATATGGCCAGCATCAATACGAAATAACCTGCCGCCCGACTTTAGGCGTAGCCGCCGCCGACCGGGCCGTGAACGTACGGGAAATCACCCGCGAGATCGGCCGGCAAATGGGCCTGGACGTGAGCTTCGCGCCCAAGACCGCGGAACACGCCGTGTGCAACGGTGTGCATTTGCACCTGAGCCTGCAAGACCTGAGCGCCGACCCGGTGCTGCATGACGCCGCCAGCAGCAACGGCTTGTCCAGCCTCGGCCAGCATTGGGCCGCGGGTGTGCTGCATTATCTGCCTGCACTGTGTGCGCTGACTGCGCCGACGCCGGTGTCCTACGAGCGCCTGCAACCGCATCACTGGAGCGCATCCTATGCGTGCCTGGGACAGCGCAACCGCGAAGCGGCGCTGCGCATCTGCCCGACCGTGAGCCTGAGCGGCAAACCGCTGGCGAACCAGTACAACCTGGAGTTCCGCGCCATGGACGCCACCGCCTCGCCGCACCTGGCGATGGCGGCGCTATTGATTGCCGGTCGACTGGGCATCCAGCAACAACTGGCATTGAACGCTGTCACTGATGAAGTACCCGATGAGCTGGATGAAGCACAACGTCGTGCCCGTGGCATTATCGCCCTGCCGACGACCCTGGCCCAGGCACTGGACTGCCTGCGCCACAGCGGGGCGCTGCTCGAGACCCTGCCCGGCCCGCTGGTCGAAACCTACTTCGCCTTGAAGGCCCAGGAGCTGGCCTTGACCCAGGCGCTGTCACCTGCCGAGCGTTGTGAGCACTATGCGCGAATCTATTGAGTGTGCTGAATCGGGCCTCTACACCAGGCCACCCTACCGACTGGTTCGGG
The sequence above is drawn from the Pseudomonas sp. St316 genome and encodes:
- a CDS encoding glutamine synthetase family protein; this translates as MSRLDPAAVLAPLPVTTLVTTDLIGVTRGRSFPSDELPHYVTAGCGWVPANSALTPQDIIASANPWGAYGDLRLVPDLSSRVTVNNGPDARAPVLDFIHCDVRETDGRPWSACPRTLLQDEVERYRTELGLQVFAAFEHEFNLVATPAQPDRLAFSLQAQRQQAEFAGWLLSALRAGGVEPEMFLPEYGQHQYEITCRPTLGVAAADRAVNVREITREIGRQMGLDVSFAPKTAEHAVCNGVHLHLSLQDLSADPVLHDAASSNGLSSLGQHWAAGVLHYLPALCALTAPTPVSYERLQPHHWSASYACLGQRNREAALRICPTVSLSGKPLANQYNLEFRAMDATASPHLAMAALLIAGRLGIQQQLALNAVTDEVPDELDEAQRRARGIIALPTTLAQALDCLRHSGALLETLPGPLVETYFALKAQELALTQALSPAERCEHYARIY